The Amycolatopsis viridis genome window below encodes:
- a CDS encoding MFS transporter, protein MSETTLPASRTAGAATAARPRTGVALAILLTCQVMFVLDITVMNVALPRIQADLGFTPASLSWVMSSYTLVFGGLLLLGGRAGDLFGRKRLFIGGVLLFTVASFAGGLAGSAALLIAARIVQGLGAAAAGPSTLALLTTTITEPRARLRALALFAGMSSAGFAVGLILGGLLTEWLSWRAVLFINVPFGLVVAVLATRFVAEPPRHPARLDLPGAVTGTLGVAALVYGFIRAAEVGWTNGLTVAALAAGAVLIGAFLAVEARTAQPLLPLRLFRDRNRAAAYANFFFGPMIGMSMFFFLTQYLQDVRGMSALGTGFAFLPMAVLVFVLSRIIPRLLPRFGPQPIAIAGTLSMIAGLAWATQLEAGSTYAGGVLGPMILMGLGMGLAFAPLSVIIMSNVPGPDAGAAGGVMQTLQQTGSTLGLAILVTIFGTAGRAATGGPHEVMVSGMTAAFTGSIVIACLTFVVALTFRREPERTA, encoded by the coding sequence TTGTCCGAGACAACGCTGCCCGCGTCCCGCACGGCAGGCGCTGCGACCGCCGCGCGGCCACGCACCGGCGTGGCGCTGGCAATCCTGCTCACCTGCCAAGTCATGTTCGTCCTCGACATCACGGTCATGAACGTCGCGCTGCCCCGGATCCAGGCCGACCTGGGGTTCACCCCGGCGTCCCTGAGCTGGGTCATGTCGAGCTACACCCTGGTCTTCGGCGGCCTGCTGCTGCTCGGCGGGCGCGCCGGCGACCTGTTCGGCCGCAAGCGGCTGTTCATCGGCGGTGTGCTGCTGTTCACCGTCGCCTCGTTCGCCGGCGGGCTGGCCGGGTCGGCCGCCCTGCTGATCGCCGCCCGGATCGTGCAGGGCCTCGGCGCCGCCGCCGCGGGGCCGAGCACGCTCGCCCTGCTCACCACCACGATCACCGAACCCCGGGCCCGGCTGCGCGCGCTGGCCCTGTTCGCCGGCATGTCCAGCGCCGGGTTCGCGGTCGGCCTCATCCTCGGCGGGCTGCTCACCGAATGGCTGTCGTGGCGTGCCGTGCTGTTCATCAACGTGCCGTTCGGGCTGGTGGTGGCCGTGCTGGCCACCCGGTTCGTGGCGGAACCGCCGCGGCACCCGGCCCGGCTCGACCTGCCCGGGGCCGTGACGGGGACGCTCGGGGTCGCGGCGCTGGTCTACGGATTCATCCGGGCCGCCGAAGTGGGCTGGACGAACGGGCTCACGGTGGCCGCGCTCGCCGCCGGTGCGGTGCTGATCGGGGCGTTCCTCGCCGTCGAGGCGCGGACCGCGCAGCCGTTGCTGCCGCTGCGCCTGTTCCGCGACCGCAACCGCGCTGCCGCCTACGCCAACTTCTTCTTCGGGCCGATGATCGGCATGTCGATGTTCTTCTTCCTCACGCAGTACCTGCAGGACGTGCGGGGGATGAGCGCGCTGGGCACGGGGTTCGCGTTCCTGCCGATGGCGGTGCTGGTCTTCGTGCTGAGCCGGATCATCCCGCGGTTGCTGCCCCGGTTCGGGCCCCAGCCGATCGCGATCGCGGGCACCCTGTCGATGATCGCCGGGCTGGCGTGGGCGACGCAGCTGGAGGCCGGCTCGACCTACGCCGGCGGCGTGCTCGGCCCCATGATCCTCATGGGACTCGGCATGGGGCTCGCGTTCGCCCCGCTCAGCGTGATCATCATGAGCAACGTGCCGGGGCCCGACGCGGGGGCCGCCGGCGGCGTGATGCAGACGCTGCAGCAGACCGGCTCCACGCTCGGCCTGGCCATCCTGGTCACGATCTTCGGCACGGCCGGCCGCGCCGCGACCGGCGGACCGCACGAGGTGATGGTCAGCGGGATGACGGCCGCGTTCACCGGATCGATCGTCATCGCGTGCCTCACCTTCGTGGTGGCACTCACCTTCCGGCGCGAGCCCGAGCGCACCGCGTAG